The genomic window CCGCGACAAGCGCGCCATGGTGTTCCCGGTCAAGCGCCTGCACGACCTGGGCTTCCGCATCCTGGCCACCGAGGGCACCGCGGAAATGTTGCGCCGCAACGGTATTCCGTGCGAGCAGGTGCGCAAGCACTCCGACGAGGACCGGGCCGACGAGCCGACCATCGTGGAGCAGATCCGCGACGGCGAGGTCGACATGGTGTTCAACACCCCGTACGGCAACTCCGGCCCACGGGTGGACGGCTACGAGATCCGCACCGCGGCGGTGGGCGTCAACATCCCGTGCATCACCACGGTGCAGGGCGCGGCCGCGGCCGTGCAGGGCATCGAGGCCAGCATCAACGGCGGCATCGGCGTGCGATCCCTGCAGGAACTGCACTCGTCGCTGCGCGGCTGAGGCAGCGGCCCGGCGATCGAAGCGCATGCGCGTAGCGCGAGTCTCGATCGCCGGGACGCGAGACACCAGGGGCCGCGAACCCGCGCGCCCCGGCGCGCCGACAACACAGGAGATTCGATGAAGACGTTCGGTGAGCGCCTGCGCCACGCGATGCACCACTTCGGCCCGCTGTGCGTCGGCATCGATCCGCACCCGCAGCTGCTCGCGGCCTGGGACCTGTCCGAGGACGCCGAGGGTGTGGAGAAGTTCGCCGAGATCTGCGTCGAGGCGTTCGACGGCACCGTCGCCCTCGTCAAGCCGCAGGTGGCGTTCTTCGAGGCCTACGGTTCGGCCGGGATCGCGGTGCTGGAGCGGACCGTCGAGGTGCTGCGCGCCTCGGGCACCCTGGTGCTCGCCGACGCCAAACGCGGTGACATCGGCTCCACCATGGACGCATACGCCCGCAGCTGGCTCGGCGACGGGCCCCTCGGCTCGGATGCGGTGACGGTCTCGCCGTACCTCGGTTTCGGCTCGCTCGCACCCGCGCTCGAATTGGCCGAGGCCAATCATCGCGGCCTCTTCGTGCTCGCCGCCACCTCGAATCCCGAAGGGGCGCAGGTCCAGCTGGCCCGCGTGGCGGACGGGCGCAGCATCGCTCAGACCATGGTGGACGAGGCCGCCGCGCGCAACGCGGGCCACGACTTCGGATCGGTCGGCGTCGTCGTCGGCGCGACCCTCGCCGAGGCACCCGACCTGTCCGCGCTCAACGGCCCGATCCTGATGCCGGGCATCGGGGCACAGGGCGGGGGACCGGGGTCGGTGCGCGACCTGGTGCCCGAGTCGGTGCTGGGCGCGGTGGTGCCGAACGTGTCGCGCGAGGTGTTGCGCGAAGGCCCGTCCGTTTCGGCACTGCGTGCCAGGGTGAGCGCGCTCCAAGAGGATTTCGCCTTCCTGCGGCGCTGAGAACTCACCGCGAAACCGGGGAATTCCCCGGCACATCGCCCTCGAAGCGGCCCGCGGGTTCGGTACCGGCCGAACCCGCGGGCCGCTTCGTAGTGTCTGGCCGCTCTTCTGCGGGGTTTGCGCGCGTCCAGCGCGGGGAAACCTGGGTGACGTGTGGTGAATCCCGCAGACGGCGATTCAGCGGCACGCCGTGCCCTCGGTTTTCACGCTCGGCCCTGGACGCCTCGCGTCCGGGGTCTTCGTCGTTTCGGCGGTGTCGCATCCCAAGCGATGGGACATGTGTTCGATCCGACACGCGGACGAACAGTGCGACACGCGGGGAATTTCCAGAAAGTTCCTGGTCGGAAGCCCGACCGATTGCTGACACGTCGCGACGAGCCACCGCTACCGCTCCGCTAACCTTGGAATGCTTCGAAAATACGCTGGTAGCAGGGCGTTTCCGCGATTCGGCGGTACGATCACCGCAGCGCCCGTGGCGCGACGCGCATCCGGCCCGGCTCGCCCCTACGGCATCCGAAATCATGCGCTGACCTGGGGGGTGGGTTCGCAATCGGCGGACGTCGTGGGTACGGTCGCTGAGACCGCGCGGGTTACCGGCGGTAGATCAAGCAATGAACGATGAGACGGAGGAACCGTGGCCCTTCCCCAGCTGACTGACGAGCAGCGCGCCGCTGCTTTGGAGAAGGCGGCTGCCGCTCGCCGCGCTCGGGCGGAGCTCAAGGAGCGCTTGAAGCGTGGCGGCACCGACCTGAAGAGCGTCCTCAAGGATGCCGAGACCGACGAGATCCTCGGCAAGATGAAGGTGTCGGCGCTGCTGGAGGCCCTGCCCAAGGTCGGCAAGGTCAAGGCGGCCGAGATCATGACCGAGCTGGAGATCGCCCCCACCCGCCGTCTGCGCGGACTCGGCGATCGGCAGCGCAAGGCGCTGCTCGCCCGGTTCGACTTCGACGCCTGACGACGAGGGTGGTCGAACACACGCGGAAGGGTCGGCTGGTTGTACTGGTCGGCCCCTCGGCCGTAGGCAAGTCCACGGTCGTGCGGTGCGTGCGGGAACGTCTGCCCGAACTGGTCTTCAGTGTGTCGGCAACGACCCGGGCCCCCCGGCCCGGGGAGGTCGACGGACTCGACTACCGGTTCGTCTCCCGTGACCAGTTCGACGCCATGATCGAGGCGGGCGAACTGCTGGAATGGGCGGACATCCACGGCGGCCTGCAACGGTCGGGAACCCCGGCGGGCCCGGTGCGCGAGGCGCTGAACGCGGGCTCGAACGTGCTCGTCGAGGTGGATCTCGAGGGCGCACGCTCGGTGCGCAAGGCGATGCCGGAGGCTCTCCTCGTCTTCTTGGCCCCGCCGAGCTGGGACGAACTGGTCTTCCGGCTCACGTCGCGCGGCACCGAATCGCCGGAGGTGATCGAGCGCAGGTTGCAGACCGCGCGCACCGAGCTGGCGGCATGTGACGAGTTCGACATCGTCATCGTGAACGACGAGGTGACCAGCGCCTGTGAGCAGTTGGTATCGTTGTTCGTTAGCACAAATTCGAGGTAGCCGCCGAACACCCGTGTCCCGGTCATCGCGGCCGGGGCCAGGGCGGCGGTAGCGCACGCTCGATTGCCCGCTGATTTTTCCACGACAACCCGCAGGAGCCTCACCAGTGAGCGACACCAAGACCGCGCCCGCGTACGACACCCCGGTCGGCCTGACCAACCCGCCGATCGACGAACTGCTCGAGCGCACGTCGTCCAAGTACGCGCTGGTCATCTACGCCGCCAAGCGGGCCCGCCAGATCAACGATTACTACAACCAGCTCGGCGACGGCATCCTCGAGTACGTCGGTCCGCTGGTCGAGCCGGGCCTGCAGGAGAAGCCGCTGTCGGTGGCCATGCGTGAAATCCACTCCGACCTGCTCGAGCACTCCGAGGGCGAGTAACCCATCCCGCGTCCGCGCGTGATGCCGCAGTATCGAACTCCCCGCGTGGCCGGGGACGAGCCCACGGAGGCGTAGTGACCACACGCATCGTCGTCGGCGTCAGCGGAGGGATCGCCGCCTACAAGGCCTGTGCGCTCGTCCGGCGCTTCACCGAGACGGGGCACGAGGTCAGGGTGATCCCGACCGAGTCGGCTCTGCAATTCGTCGGCAAGGCGACCTTCGAGGCGCTGTCCGGGAACCCGGTGCACACCGACGTGTTCACGGACGTGCCGGAGGTCCCGCACGTCCGCCTGGGGCAGGAGGCCGACCTCGTGGTCATCGCCCCCGCCACCGCGGACCTGATGGCGCGCGCTGCGCACGGCCGCGCCGACGACTTGCTCACCGCCACGCTGCTGACGGCGCGATGTCCCGTGCTCTTCGCGCCCGCGATGCACACCGAGATGTGGGAGCACCCGGCCACCATCGCCAATGTCGAGACGCTGCGCAGGCACGGCGCGACCGTCATGGAGCCCGCCTCCGGACGCCTCACCGGCGCCGACACCGGTCCGGGCAGGTTGCCCGAGCCCGAGGAGATCTTCGGGCTCGCCGCCCTGCTGTTGGAGCGCGCCGACGCCATCCCGCGCGACCTGGTCGGCCGCCGCCTGGTGATCACCGCGGGCGGTACCAGGGAACCGCTGGATCCGGTGCGCTTCCTGGGCAATCGCAGCTCGGGCAAGCAGGGCTACGCGCTGGCCAGGGTCGCCGCGCAGCGCGGCGCCCACGTCACGCTGATCGCGGGCAACACGATCGAGATGGCCGCTCCGGCGGCCGTCGACCTGGTGCACATCACCACCGCCGAACAGCTCAAGACGGCGGTGGAGAAGCACGCGGTCGGCGCCGACGCCGTGATCATGGCCGCCGCTGTGGCCGATTTCCGGCCGACGAACGTGGCCGCGGCCAAGATCAAGAAGGGCGCGGGCGAGCCGGACGTCATCCCGTTGACCAAGACCGACGACATCCTGGCCGGTCTGGTGCAGTCGCGGCGCGACGGCCAGCTGGCGGGCACCGCCATCGTCGGCTTCGCCGCCGAGACCGGTGACGAGCACGGCGACGTGCTCACCCACGCGCGCGCCAAGCTGGCCCGCAAGGGGTGCGACCTGCTCGTGGTCAACGCGGTCGGCGAGGGCAAGGCCTTCGAGGTCGACACCAACGACGGCTGGCTGCTCGGCGCCGACGGCACCGAACAGGCCCTCGACCACGGGTCGAAGGCGCTGCTCGCCAGCCGTGTGCTGGACGCGCTCGGCCCGCTGCTGCGCGCCGGGTAACCTTGGCCCGATCGAATTCCGTTGCCGCGCCGAGCGATCGGCGTGCCGCTCGATCCGGACGCCGACCGCGGTGCGGTGCGCGAATGTGCGCCGCTGCCGCCGCGGGTGCGGATAATCTGGGACGGCGATAACCGGCGGATTCGTCGCGTCGTGGGTTTGGAATAGTCTGAGATGAAGGGTTGCGCGACGGCGGTATCGCATTACTGTCGCTGTGGCCATCCGATACGAGAAACCCGTTGAGGGAGAGGGAACAACTGTGCGCACGTCTGGCAGCCGCCTATTCACCAGTGAGTCCGTGACCGAGGGTCATCCGGACAAGATCTGTGACGCCATCAGCGATTCCATCCTCGACGCGTTGCTGGCGGAAGACCCGCGCAGCCGGGTCGCGGTGGAGACACTCGTGACCACCGGTCAGGTGCACGTCGCGGGCGAGGTGACCACCTCCGCCTACGCCGACATCCCGCGAATCGTCCGCGAGAAGGTCCTCGAGATCGGATACGACTCGTCCGCAAAGGGTTTCGACGGCAACTCGTGCGGCGTCAACATCGCCATCGGCGCCCAGTCGCCCGATATCGCGCAGGGTGTCGACACCTCGCACGAGGCGCGCGTCGGCGGCTCCGACGACGAGATCGCCAAGCAGGGCGCGGGTGACCAGGGCCTGATGTTCGGCTACGCCAACACCGACACCCCGGAGCTGATGCCGCTGCCGATCGCGCTCGCGCACCGGCTCTCGCGCCGCCTGACCGAGGTCCGCAAGACGGGCGTGCTGCCGTACCTGCGTCCCGACGGCAAGACCCAGGTCACCATCGAATACGACGGCCACCGGCCGGTTCGGCTCGACACCGTGGTCATCTCGACCCAGCATGCCGCCGACATCGACCTGGACAACCTGCTCGCGCCGGATATCCGCGAGAAGGTCCTGGACTCGGTGCTCGCCGACCTGAACCTGCCCACCCTGGACATCTCCGACGTCCGGTTGCTGGTCAACCCGACCGGCAAGTTCGTGCTCGGCGGCCCGATGGGCGACGCGGGCCTCACCGGCCGCAAGATCATCGTCGACACCTACGGCGGCATGGCCCGGCACGGTGGCGGCGCGTTCTCCGGCAAGGACCCGTCGAAGGTCGACCGCTCGGCCGCGTACGCCATGCGCTGGGTCGCCAAGAACGTGGTGGCCGCCGGCCTGGCCGACCGCGTCGAGGTACAGGTCGCCTACGCCATCGGCAAGGCCGCCCCGGTCGGTCTGTTCGTCGAGACCTTCGGCACCGAGAAGGTCGACCCGGAGCGCATCTCGACCGCGATCACCGAGGTCTTCGACCTGCGTCCCGGCGCCATCATCCGCGACCTGGACCTGCTGCGCCCGATCTACGCGCCGACCGCCGCCTACGGCCACTTCGGCCGCACCGACGTCGATCTGCCCTGGGAGCACACCGACCGCGCCGACAAGCTGCGCGCGGCCGCCGGCCTGTAGGCCGACCGGGCCGGAGTGAGCCGACCCGCGGCGGACTCGTCCGCCCCTCCCACGGATGATGTGTCCGTGGAACCGACGACAACAGCGGAAGCATCCGCGCGACCCATCGCGCGGGTGCTTCCGCTGTTGACGCCCGCGCACCTCGACCGCGACTTCGACTACCTGGTGCCGCCCGAGTTCGACGAGATCGCCCAACCGGGCGTGCGGGTGCGCGTCCGTTTCGCGGGCCGCCTCGTCGACGGCTATCTGCTCGCCCGCCTCACGCACAGCGAGCACGGCGGCAAACTCGTCGAGCTGGAGCGCGTCGTCTCCGCGGAACGTGTCCTCACCCCCGAGATCCTGGATCTCGCCACCGCCATCGCCGCCCGTTACGCGGGGACCCGCGCGGATGTGCTGCGGTTGGCGATCCCGCCGCGGCACGCGCGGACGGAGAACGGTGGAACGAAGAAGGGGGCAGTTCGTTCGTCCGTCGGCGAGAATGATTCTCGCACTCCACGATCGGCGATGGCCGCGGCCGGAGACGATGCCTTCGCTGCGGCTGCGAGCGGCGCGGTGCAGGATGCGGCACCCGCCGAAGGCGGTACAGACGAAAGTGAAGGCGGGACAAACGATGTCGGCGCTGCGCCCCACAGCGCCGCACCGGCGGATGACGTGGCCGAAAGCGGCGCGGACGAGGCCGTTGCCGCGGTCAGCCGAGCGGACGCGGGCGACGGCGAAACGGGCGGCCGTAGTGGCGAGGCCGCGCCCCGTGCGGCCGCGGCCGCAGCGGTCCCGGATGCGGACGACGCATCCGGTCCGAAGACGTTGCCGCAGCGCGCATCCGGGGTGCATTCGGAGCTGAACTTCGATGCCGCGCCGTGGGGGCGTTACGTCCACGGCGAGGCGTTCCTCGCGGCGCTCGGGCAGGGCAAGGGGGTGCGGGCGGCCTGGCAGGCGATGCCGGGCGAGGACTGGGCCCGGCGACTCGCGGAACTCGCCGCGACAGTGGTCGGGGCCGGGCGCAGTGCGATTCTGATGGTGCCCGATCAACGGGACTTGAATCGCGTCCTCGCGGAATGTGTTCGGCTGATTGGGGATTCAGCGGTCGGGTTGACGGCGGGGTTGGGGCCCGCCGCGCGGTACCGGCGATGGTTGGCGGTGTTGCGTGGCAGCGCGCGGGTCGTCGTCGGCACGCGTAGCGCCGTGTTCGCACCCGCCGCGAATCTGGGTCTCATCGCGATCTGGGACGACGGCGACGACACCTACGCCGAGCCCCGCGCGCCCTACCCGCACGCGCGGGAGGTGTCGATGTTGCGAGCGCACGAGACCGGGGCGGCGTTCGTCGCGGCCGGGTTCGCCCGCACGGCGGAGATCCAAGCGGTGGTGGATTCCGGGTGGGCGCACGACCTCGTCGCCGATCGCTCGGTGCTCCGCAAGGCCGCGCCCCGGATCAGCGCTCCCGGCGACAGCGACATGGCGATGGAGCGTGATCCGGTGGCGCGCGCGGTCCGCATCCCGGGCGTCGCGTTCGCGGCCGCGCGAGCCGCGCTGAAGGAAGGTGCCGCGGTGTTGGTGCAGGTACCGCGCCGCGGCTATGTCCCCGCGCTGTCCTGCGCGAAATGCCGCACGCCCGCGCGGTGCAGGCACTGCAACGGCCCGCTGGCACTTCCGGAAAGCGCGCCGGGCGGCGCCAACGAGGCGCACAGTCCGAGCTGCCGGTGGTGCGGCATCACCGAGACCGCGTTCCGCTGCTCGGCCTGCGGCTCCCGCGCCCTGCGCGCCGTCGTGATCGGCGCCGTTCGCACCGCCGAGGAACTGGGCCGCGCCTTTCCGGGGGTGCCGATCCGCGGTTCCGGCGGCGGCGCGGTGCTCGACACGGTCGAGCCGGGGCCGCAGGTGATCGTCTCCACCGTCGGCGCGGAACCTGTGGTGCGCGGCGGGTACGGCGTCGCCCTACTGCTGGACGGCTGGGCGCTGCTCGGCCGCGCCGACCTGCGCGCCGCCGAGGACGCGCTGCGCCGCTGGATGTCGGCCGCGGCGTTGGTGCGCCCGCACGGGCAGGTCGTGGTGATGGCCGAGCCGTCGTTGCCGACCGTGCAGGCGCTGGTCCGCTGGGATCCGCTCGGACACGCCCGCTCCGAGGTCGACGCCCGCGCCGAGGTCGGTTTCCCGCCCGCCGTCCGTTTGGCCGCCGTGGACGGCGCCACCGAGGCCATCGACGAACTGCTCGCCGCCGCCGACCTCCCCGCCGACGTCGAGGTGCTCGGCCCGGTCCCGCTACCCGCCACCGCACGCAAACCTTTCTCCGGCGACTCCCCGGCCGAAGTGGAACGCATGCTCCTGCGCGTCCCGCGCCGCACCGGCGCCGCCCTCTCCCGCGCCCTCACCGCTGCCCAGGCGATCCGCAGCACCCACCGCTCCGACGCCCCCCTCCGCGTCCAAATCGACCCCATCGACATCGGCTGAGCGCGCTGGCCGCGAGCCAACGGGCCGGTCAGGGAGCCGAGCTGCCGCGACGCGGTCGCGCACCGCATACGGCAATTCGTCAGCTACGCGCCGAAAACGAGTAGTCGACTACTGGCGTCGCCCATCCAGCGTCCTGAAACCATCGCCAGGAGATCGGCCGAGCGGCCGAATGACGACAGAAGTATCTCGCGACAGACAAGGCAGGAAACAGAAATGACTCGGGTTGTCGGCACGGCGATATACGGCATCAAGCCGGATGGTGATCTGCAGTGGTATCGCCACGACGGTGTCCAGAACGGCGGCGCCTTCTGGACAGCAGGCGAAGGTGGGAAGAAGGTCAGTGGCGGCTGGGACATCTACAGCAAAGTGGTCAGCGGCCGTGACAGCGGAGTCATCTACGGCATCAAACCGGACGGTGATCTGCAATGGTATCGCCACGACGGGTGGCAGGACGGCGGCGCCTTCTGGACGGCCGGTGCGGGCGGAAACAGGATCAGTGGCGGCTGGGACATCTACCGCACGGTGTTCAGCATCGGCCAAGGCGTGATCTACGGCATCAAGCCGAACGGTGATCTGCAGTGGTATCGCCACGACGGTTGGCAGGACGGTACCGCGAGGTGGACGGCCGGTGCGGGCGGTAACAGAGTCAGTGGCGGCTGGGATATCTACGACACGGTGTTCGGTGGCTACCTCGGGGTGGTCTACGGCATCAAGCCGAACGGTGATCTGCACTGGTATCGCCACGACGGGTGGCAAGACGGCACCGCGAGGTGGACGGCCGGTGCGGGCGGCATCAGGATCAGTGGCGGCTGGGATATCTACGACACGGTCTTCGGCGGCTACGACGGCGCGATCTACGGCATCAAGCCGAACGGCGATCTGCACTGGTATCGCCACAATGGCTGGCGGGACGGCGCCGCCACGTGGACGGCCGGTGCCGGTGGGAAGAAGATCAGTGGCGGTTGGGACATCTACGATGCGGTGTTCAGTGGCGACACCTACCTCCACCTCGTCTGAGGGTTCCATTCAGGATTCGATGTCCGGCGATTCACGGCCCTACTCGATTCCCGCTTTCGCTCCCCCGGGTTGCCCCGGGGGAGCGTCGACGTAGTACCGGTTCAGGCGAAGACCGCCCGATTGCGTTCCGCCCATTGGGCATACGTGCCCGCACCCCTCCCGAGCACCTTCTCGATGTCCGGGCTGATGAGCAGTTCGTCGGGGGTCGGCGAACCCAGGATCTCCAGCGTGTGGTCGACGACGGACTCGGGCATGAAGCGGAGCATGCCCTCGCGCGCCTGGGCCGGTGAAAGCTCGACGAAGCGAACTTCGGTGCCGAGGGCCGCGCCGAGCGCCGCCGCCTGCTCGCGCGGGGTGCTGAGCGCGGGTCCGGTCAGGGTGTAGATCCGACCGGCGTGCCCATCCTCGCGCAACGCCGCGGCGGCGACGGCCGCGATGTCGGCCGGGTCCACCGAGGGCAGGCCGACCGACCCGAACGGCGCGGCGACGGTCTGCTCGCCGCGCACCGACTCCACCCACGCGTAGGTGTTGCTGAAGAAGCCGCCCGGCCGCAGGATGGTCCACTCCAAAGACGAAGCGCGAAGCGCGTTCTCGTAGGCCCGCAGGCGGTCGTAGCCCGCGGCCTCCGGCCGGGTCTGTGTGCCGACCGAGGACACGAAGACCACCCGCCGCACGCCGGCCTCGGCGACGACGCCCAGAACTTCCTCCGGCTCCGGTCCCGCGATCAACTGCTCGCCGCTGATCAACAGGAACAGCGCGTCGGCGCCCGCGAGCGCGGGGGAGAGGCTCGCGGGATCGGCGAGATCCGCCGCGACGTGACGGACTCCGTCCGGCAGGGCCATCGACCCGGC from Nocardia bhagyanarayanae includes these protein-coding regions:
- the pyrF gene encoding orotidine-5'-phosphate decarboxylase, which encodes MKTFGERLRHAMHHFGPLCVGIDPHPQLLAAWDLSEDAEGVEKFAEICVEAFDGTVALVKPQVAFFEAYGSAGIAVLERTVEVLRASGTLVLADAKRGDIGSTMDAYARSWLGDGPLGSDAVTVSPYLGFGSLAPALELAEANHRGLFVLAATSNPEGAQVQLARVADGRSIAQTMVDEAAARNAGHDFGSVGVVVGATLAEAPDLSALNGPILMPGIGAQGGGPGSVRDLVPESVLGAVVPNVSREVLREGPSVSALRARVSALQEDFAFLRR
- the mihF gene encoding integration host factor, actinobacterial type, with amino-acid sequence MALPQLTDEQRAAALEKAAAARRARAELKERLKRGGTDLKSVLKDAETDEILGKMKVSALLEALPKVGKVKAAEIMTELEIAPTRRLRGLGDRQRKALLARFDFDA
- the gmk gene encoding guanylate kinase; the encoded protein is MVEHTRKGRLVVLVGPSAVGKSTVVRCVRERLPELVFSVSATTRAPRPGEVDGLDYRFVSRDQFDAMIEAGELLEWADIHGGLQRSGTPAGPVREALNAGSNVLVEVDLEGARSVRKAMPEALLVFLAPPSWDELVFRLTSRGTESPEVIERRLQTARTELAACDEFDIVIVNDEVTSACEQLVSLFVSTNSR
- the rpoZ gene encoding DNA-directed RNA polymerase subunit omega — protein: MSDTKTAPAYDTPVGLTNPPIDELLERTSSKYALVIYAAKRARQINDYYNQLGDGILEYVGPLVEPGLQEKPLSVAMREIHSDLLEHSEGE
- the coaBC gene encoding bifunctional phosphopantothenoylcysteine decarboxylase/phosphopantothenate--cysteine ligase CoaBC, with protein sequence MTTRIVVGVSGGIAAYKACALVRRFTETGHEVRVIPTESALQFVGKATFEALSGNPVHTDVFTDVPEVPHVRLGQEADLVVIAPATADLMARAAHGRADDLLTATLLTARCPVLFAPAMHTEMWEHPATIANVETLRRHGATVMEPASGRLTGADTGPGRLPEPEEIFGLAALLLERADAIPRDLVGRRLVITAGGTREPLDPVRFLGNRSSGKQGYALARVAAQRGAHVTLIAGNTIEMAAPAAVDLVHITTAEQLKTAVEKHAVGADAVIMAAAVADFRPTNVAAAKIKKGAGEPDVIPLTKTDDILAGLVQSRRDGQLAGTAIVGFAAETGDEHGDVLTHARAKLARKGCDLLVVNAVGEGKAFEVDTNDGWLLGADGTEQALDHGSKALLASRVLDALGPLLRAG
- the metK gene encoding methionine adenosyltransferase, which gives rise to MRTSGSRLFTSESVTEGHPDKICDAISDSILDALLAEDPRSRVAVETLVTTGQVHVAGEVTTSAYADIPRIVREKVLEIGYDSSAKGFDGNSCGVNIAIGAQSPDIAQGVDTSHEARVGGSDDEIAKQGAGDQGLMFGYANTDTPELMPLPIALAHRLSRRLTEVRKTGVLPYLRPDGKTQVTIEYDGHRPVRLDTVVISTQHAADIDLDNLLAPDIREKVLDSVLADLNLPTLDISDVRLLVNPTGKFVLGGPMGDAGLTGRKIIVDTYGGMARHGGGAFSGKDPSKVDRSAAYAMRWVAKNVVAAGLADRVEVQVAYAIGKAAPVGLFVETFGTEKVDPERISTAITEVFDLRPGAIIRDLDLLRPIYAPTAAYGHFGRTDVDLPWEHTDRADKLRAAAGL
- a CDS encoding primosomal protein N', with translation MARVLPLLTPAHLDRDFDYLVPPEFDEIAQPGVRVRVRFAGRLVDGYLLARLTHSEHGGKLVELERVVSAERVLTPEILDLATAIAARYAGTRADVLRLAIPPRHARTENGGTKKGAVRSSVGENDSRTPRSAMAAAGDDAFAAAASGAVQDAAPAEGGTDESEGGTNDVGAAPHSAAPADDVAESGADEAVAAVSRADAGDGETGGRSGEAAPRAAAAAAVPDADDASGPKTLPQRASGVHSELNFDAAPWGRYVHGEAFLAALGQGKGVRAAWQAMPGEDWARRLAELAATVVGAGRSAILMVPDQRDLNRVLAECVRLIGDSAVGLTAGLGPAARYRRWLAVLRGSARVVVGTRSAVFAPAANLGLIAIWDDGDDTYAEPRAPYPHAREVSMLRAHETGAAFVAAGFARTAEIQAVVDSGWAHDLVADRSVLRKAAPRISAPGDSDMAMERDPVARAVRIPGVAFAAARAALKEGAAVLVQVPRRGYVPALSCAKCRTPARCRHCNGPLALPESAPGGANEAHSPSCRWCGITETAFRCSACGSRALRAVVIGAVRTAEELGRAFPGVPIRGSGGGAVLDTVEPGPQVIVSTVGAEPVVRGGYGVALLLDGWALLGRADLRAAEDALRRWMSAAALVRPHGQVVVMAEPSLPTVQALVRWDPLGHARSEVDARAEVGFPPAVRLAAVDGATEAIDELLAAADLPADVEVLGPVPLPATARKPFSGDSPAEVERMLLRVPRRTGAALSRALTAAQAIRSTHRSDAPLRVQIDPIDIG
- a CDS encoding tachylectin-related carbohydrate-binding protein gives rise to the protein MTRVVGTAIYGIKPDGDLQWYRHDGVQNGGAFWTAGEGGKKVSGGWDIYSKVVSGRDSGVIYGIKPDGDLQWYRHDGWQDGGAFWTAGAGGNRISGGWDIYRTVFSIGQGVIYGIKPNGDLQWYRHDGWQDGTARWTAGAGGNRVSGGWDIYDTVFGGYLGVVYGIKPNGDLHWYRHDGWQDGTARWTAGAGGIRISGGWDIYDTVFGGYDGAIYGIKPNGDLHWYRHNGWRDGAATWTAGAGGKKISGGWDIYDAVFSGDTYLHLV
- a CDS encoding SDR family oxidoreductase → MIVVTGATGNIGSSLVPLLAASGAQVTAVSRRAGSMALPDGVRHVAADLADPASLSPALAGADALFLLISGEQLIAGPEPEEVLGVVAEAGVRRVVFVSSVGTQTRPEAAGYDRLRAYENALRASSLEWTILRPGGFFSNTYAWVESVRGEQTVAAPFGSVGLPSVDPADIAAVAAAALREDGHAGRIYTLTGPALSTPREQAAALGAALGTEVRFVELSPAQAREGMLRFMPESVVDHTLEILGSPTPDELLISPDIEKVLGRGAGTYAQWAERNRAVFA